The Christiangramia flava JLT2011 genome has a segment encoding these proteins:
- a CDS encoding pirin family protein produces MRNIKKLHKAEYRPIDDLETFSPLPSRNLQIIDPFIFLNHHGPQVYGPNNNGLPFGPHPHRGMETVTFIIDGDIAHKDSGGHENVIDKGGVQWMTAGSGLIHAEISSDKFKKEGGPLEILQLWVNLPKRLKMSEPQYKGLQKDQISVWENEDKTVKSQVVSGSFKGIRGSFDTPTSVNLSTIYFDANSNLSLEIPKEENIFFYVIRGKLTVNEIEVPALHLADFSKNDEVLEISADEESILLLGHAEPFNEKVVFGGPFVMNSEEEIQQAYQDFRSGKMGSW; encoded by the coding sequence ATGAGAAATATAAAAAAATTGCACAAAGCCGAATATCGGCCTATTGATGACCTGGAAACCTTTTCCCCGCTCCCGTCTCGCAATCTACAAATAATCGATCCGTTCATATTTTTGAACCATCATGGACCACAGGTTTACGGGCCAAATAACAACGGCCTTCCTTTTGGACCACATCCGCATCGAGGCATGGAAACGGTCACTTTTATCATCGATGGTGATATAGCCCATAAAGATAGTGGCGGCCATGAAAATGTGATCGACAAAGGCGGCGTACAATGGATGACCGCCGGTAGCGGACTCATTCATGCGGAAATTTCTTCTGATAAGTTCAAAAAAGAGGGCGGTCCACTGGAAATTCTTCAGTTATGGGTGAATTTACCAAAACGACTAAAAATGAGCGAACCCCAGTACAAAGGGCTTCAAAAAGACCAGATTTCAGTTTGGGAGAACGAGGACAAAACGGTGAAATCCCAGGTAGTTTCAGGCAGTTTTAAAGGCATCAGAGGTTCTTTTGATACCCCAACCTCCGTCAACCTGTCAACCATCTATTTTGATGCAAACAGTAACCTATCACTAGAAATCCCAAAAGAAGAAAATATTTTCTTTTATGTGATTCGGGGAAAATTGACCGTTAATGAAATTGAAGTCCCGGCCCTTCATTTAGCCGATTTCTCCAAAAATGATGAGGTGCTGGAAATTTCAGCAGATGAAGAAAGCATCCTGCTTCTTGGTCATGCGGAACCTTTTAACGAAAAAGTAGTGTTCGGCGGACCTTTCGTGATGAATTCCGAAGAAGAGATCCAACAGGCTTACCAGGATTTTCGTTCCGGTAAGATGGGAAGCTGGTAA
- a CDS encoding GyrI-like domain-containing protein, with translation MGEPEIKKTSAIKLVGIKVATSLAADKTSLLWQRFMKLRGGIKNASSKDLYSVQVYGKNFMTGDFDTDSIFEKWAGMSVTDHDTSYKILENLVIPEGLYAVFTHHGTAKKFADTSKYIFENWLPASEYRLANRPHFEVLGSTYKGPENPDSEEQIWIPIEEK, from the coding sequence ATGGGCGAACCTGAAATTAAAAAGACTTCAGCTATAAAACTGGTAGGAATCAAGGTTGCTACCAGTCTGGCTGCTGATAAGACCAGTCTATTATGGCAACGATTTATGAAGTTGCGCGGTGGGATCAAAAATGCCAGTTCCAAAGATCTGTATTCAGTACAGGTGTATGGAAAGAATTTCATGACCGGCGATTTTGATACCGATTCTATTTTTGAAAAATGGGCTGGAATGTCGGTTACCGATCATGACACGAGCTATAAAATTTTGGAAAACCTGGTTATTCCGGAAGGGCTCTACGCGGTTTTTACGCATCATGGGACAGCTAAAAAATTTGCCGACACTTCTAAGTATATTTTTGAAAATTGGCTTCCGGCATCGGAATACCGCCTGGCAAACCGCCCGCATTTTGAAGTTCTGGGCAGCACCTACAAAGGCCCCGAAAATCCCGATTCAGAAGAGCAAATCTGGATCCCGATCGAAGAAAAATGA
- a CDS encoding NYN domain-containing protein, with product METNLAVLIDGDNIPSAFVKEMMEEIAKYGNPTIKRIYGDWTKPHLNKWKSMLLENAIQPIQQYGYTQGKNATDSAMIIDAMDILYSNKVDGFCLVSSDSDFTRLATRLREASMKVIGIGEKKTPDPFIVACDKFIYLEILKDQSKESGSEKSKDKGSKKPNLDKITPQVVRLISQTISDVADEDGWAFLGDVGSLLQKKQPNFDSRNYGFQKLTPMISSIDKFEVESRENGNSKFKLIYVKNKL from the coding sequence ATGGAAACCAACCTGGCTGTCTTAATAGACGGCGATAATATCCCTTCCGCATTCGTTAAAGAAATGATGGAAGAAATAGCCAAATACGGCAATCCCACTATCAAAAGAATTTACGGTGACTGGACTAAACCGCACCTGAACAAATGGAAGAGTATGCTGCTCGAAAATGCCATTCAGCCCATTCAGCAGTATGGGTACACACAGGGCAAAAATGCGACAGATTCCGCTATGATCATCGATGCTATGGATATTCTCTACAGTAACAAAGTTGATGGTTTTTGCCTGGTTTCCAGTGATTCAGACTTCACCAGGCTGGCCACCCGGTTGCGTGAAGCCAGCATGAAAGTGATTGGTATCGGGGAGAAAAAAACTCCAGATCCGTTCATTGTGGCCTGTGATAAATTCATTTACCTGGAAATTCTGAAAGACCAGTCGAAAGAAAGCGGGAGCGAAAAATCAAAGGACAAAGGCTCCAAAAAGCCCAATTTAGACAAGATTACCCCGCAGGTGGTACGCCTGATCTCCCAAACGATTTCTGATGTGGCCGATGAAGATGGCTGGGCATTTCTTGGAGATGTTGGAAGTTTGCTTCAGAAAAAGCAACCGAACTTTGATTCCCGTAATTATGGATTTCAGAAGTTGACACCGATGATCAGTTCCATTGATAAATTTGAGGTGGAATCCAGGGAAAATGGGAACTCCAAGTTCAAACTGATCTATGTAAAAAACAAGCTATGA
- a CDS encoding cation diffusion facilitator family transporter has protein sequence MQTGAKEAIKASYLSIAGNACLAIAKFLTGFFGNSYALIADAIESTTDVFSSILVLLGLRYAAKPADDNHPYGHGRAEPLFTFMVVGFLIVSATIIAYESIENIRTPHETPKAYTLLVLAVIIIIKEIFYRIVKRKGRETNSSVLEADAWHHRSDAITSLMAFIGISIALVMGDGYEVADDWAALFASGFILYNAYLILRPALGEIMDEHMHEELEADIRSIAITHPGVVETEKCYIRKTGMTYHVDLHIAVDALITVKEGHDIAHRVKDDILQELPEVADVLIHVEPDDEL, from the coding sequence ATGCAAACAGGCGCGAAAGAGGCGATCAAAGCTTCCTATCTCAGTATTGCCGGAAACGCCTGCCTTGCCATTGCCAAATTCCTTACCGGTTTCTTCGGAAATTCTTACGCCCTGATCGCAGATGCCATCGAATCCACGACAGATGTTTTCTCCTCCATTCTGGTATTGCTGGGTTTGCGTTATGCCGCCAAACCGGCCGATGACAACCACCCTTACGGCCACGGAAGAGCCGAACCTTTGTTCACTTTTATGGTGGTGGGTTTCCTGATCGTTTCCGCTACGATCATTGCTTATGAAAGCATTGAGAACATTCGCACGCCGCATGAAACACCAAAAGCTTACACACTCCTGGTACTGGCGGTGATCATCATCATCAAAGAAATTTTCTACCGGATCGTCAAGCGAAAAGGCAGGGAGACCAATAGTTCTGTTCTGGAAGCTGATGCCTGGCACCATCGCAGCGATGCGATCACCTCGTTAATGGCTTTTATCGGCATTAGTATTGCGCTGGTGATGGGCGACGGCTACGAGGTGGCAGATGACTGGGCGGCACTATTTGCTTCGGGCTTTATTTTATATAACGCTTATCTTATCCTTCGCCCGGCACTGGGAGAGATCATGGATGAACATATGCATGAGGAGCTGGAAGCCGATATCCGGAGCATTGCCATTACCCATCCCGGGGTCGTGGAGACTGAAAAATGCTATATTCGAAAGACGGGAATGACCTACCACGTAGACCTGCATATCGCTGTTGATGCGCTTATTACGGTTAAAGAGGGCCACGATATCGCCCACCGCGTAAAAGATGATATCCTTCAGGAACTCCCGGAAGTGGCCGATGTGCTCATTCACGTGGAACCAGACGACGAACTTTAG
- a CDS encoding S9 family peptidase, giving the protein MKRSLLISTICLSLGFGSFAQTGKDSVTLKEYQRATEFLSYNTYPKVKNARVSARWIDEDSFWYQADGENSEEYVLVNAKNGKKQTASSKEALLKNPDNITQERNYSRTEVVSPNGKKVVFIKDWNLYVRDLETGEEKQLTEDGEKNFGYATDNAGWRKSDRPIVLWSPDSEKIATFKQDQRHVSDMYLVDTKVGEPELQEWKYPLPTDEEIIKIHRVIIDVENAEVINLKVPADPRRGTLCDDISCSGGFDDNEWSADSEQLAFVSSSRDHKTAKLRIADAETGEVRDVLEETVATQYESGQGSINWRFLPDSDEIIWYSEKDNWGHLYLYDSETGKLKNQITKGDFVVTALLKVDEKSRKLYFLANGREDGRDPYFNHFYSVKFNGSGLKLLTPEDGNHTISISPEGEYFIDNFSQPNVPNQAVLRSMKGKLISKLERADVTGLENAGWKAPTPITVKSRNGKWDLYGLMFTPTNLDENKKYPVVNYIYPGPQGGGVGSRSFRPSRSDHQALAELGFVVVIIDGTCNPGRSKDFHDACYGNMADNTLEDQISGIRQLAEKYPYMDLDHVGIWGHSGGGFATAAAMFRYPEFYKVGISESGNHDNRNYEDDWGERYIGLLDGDNYEKQANQNFAENLQGKLLLAHGAVDDNVPPYNTYLVVDALIKANKDFDLIIFPHARHGYGQDSYYMMRRRWDYFVENLMGAKHPKNFEINPKK; this is encoded by the coding sequence ATGAAAAGATCCCTGCTAATTAGTACAATTTGTCTTTCCCTGGGCTTTGGTTCGTTTGCCCAGACCGGTAAAGATTCGGTAACACTGAAAGAATATCAGCGAGCTACAGAATTCCTGAGCTATAACACCTATCCCAAGGTGAAGAACGCCCGGGTAAGCGCTCGCTGGATAGATGAGGACTCTTTCTGGTACCAGGCAGATGGAGAAAATTCCGAAGAATACGTGCTGGTGAATGCCAAAAATGGTAAAAAACAAACAGCTTCTTCCAAAGAAGCATTGCTTAAAAACCCTGATAATATCACACAGGAACGAAATTACAGCCGTACTGAAGTGGTTTCTCCCAACGGTAAAAAGGTCGTTTTCATCAAAGATTGGAATCTTTATGTTCGCGACCTGGAGACCGGCGAGGAAAAACAGCTTACGGAAGATGGTGAAAAGAACTTTGGTTATGCTACAGATAATGCCGGCTGGAGAAAAAGTGACAGACCAATCGTTCTCTGGTCACCAGATTCTGAAAAAATTGCCACTTTCAAACAGGATCAACGCCACGTGAGCGACATGTACCTGGTAGATACTAAAGTTGGCGAACCAGAGTTGCAGGAATGGAAGTACCCGTTACCAACAGATGAGGAGATCATCAAGATCCATCGTGTGATCATCGATGTGGAAAACGCTGAGGTGATCAACCTGAAAGTCCCTGCAGATCCGCGCCGGGGAACTTTGTGTGACGACATCAGCTGCTCCGGTGGTTTTGATGACAATGAATGGAGCGCAGATTCAGAGCAGCTGGCATTTGTATCTTCTTCCAGAGACCACAAAACTGCCAAACTTCGAATTGCTGATGCCGAGACCGGTGAGGTTCGTGACGTGCTGGAAGAAACCGTAGCCACGCAGTATGAATCTGGCCAGGGCAGTATTAACTGGCGATTTTTACCAGATTCTGATGAAATCATCTGGTATTCGGAAAAAGACAATTGGGGGCACCTGTATCTATACGATTCAGAAACCGGTAAACTGAAGAACCAGATCACCAAAGGAGATTTTGTGGTGACCGCTTTGTTGAAGGTGGATGAGAAATCCCGAAAGTTGTATTTCCTGGCAAACGGAAGAGAAGATGGTCGCGATCCCTACTTCAACCATTTCTACAGCGTGAAATTCAACGGTTCCGGACTAAAACTTCTTACTCCGGAAGACGGGAATCACACCATAAGCATTTCTCCTGAAGGGGAATATTTTATAGACAATTTTTCGCAACCAAACGTGCCCAATCAGGCCGTTTTGCGCTCCATGAAAGGAAAACTGATTTCCAAACTGGAAAGAGCAGATGTCACTGGTCTGGAAAATGCCGGTTGGAAAGCTCCAACCCCAATTACTGTAAAATCTCGGAATGGAAAATGGGATTTGTATGGGCTGATGTTTACCCCTACCAATCTGGATGAAAACAAGAAATATCCTGTAGTTAATTATATATATCCAGGACCTCAGGGAGGTGGCGTAGGTTCTCGTTCCTTCCGTCCATCAAGAAGCGACCACCAGGCGCTGGCAGAGCTGGGGTTTGTGGTAGTGATTATCGATGGGACCTGTAATCCAGGACGATCCAAAGATTTCCACGATGCCTGCTACGGAAATATGGCCGATAACACCCTGGAAGACCAGATTTCTGGAATCAGGCAACTGGCGGAAAAATATCCTTATATGGATCTGGATCACGTAGGGATCTGGGGACATTCAGGTGGTGGTTTCGCCACTGCTGCAGCAATGTTTCGTTACCCGGAATTCTATAAAGTGGGTATTTCCGAATCTGGAAACCACGATAACCGAAATTATGAAGACGATTGGGGTGAGCGGTACATCGGTTTATTAGATGGCGACAATTACGAAAAACAGGCGAACCAGAATTTTGCAGAGAATCTTCAGGGGAAACTATTGCTGGCACATGGAGCGGTAGACGATAATGTTCCTCCTTACAACACTTACCTGGTTGTAGATGCCCTCATCAAGGCCAATAAAGATTTTGATCTTATCATTTTCCCGCATGCCAGACACGGTTACGGCCAGGATTCGTATTACATGATGCGCCGTCGCTGGGATTATTTTGTAGAAAATTTGATGGGTGCCAAGCATCCGAAGAACTTTGAGATCAATCCCAAAAAATAA
- the truA gene encoding tRNA pseudouridine(38-40) synthase TruA produces the protein MHRKRFYYFLKIQYLGYRLHGWQKQPAVKTVEGLITKTLKWVIPETKYKILGTSRTDAMVSAGESAFELFVDHEPLSNLDDFLELFNKNLPQDIRALHIEEVDANFNIIQHSKMKEYAYLFCFGKKYHPFCAPFMANFQEDLDIEKMKAGAKLFEGRHHFRNYSVRVSEKSTFERTILRSEIVENTLYTANFFPQQSFVFHIHGAGFLRHQVRLMMGAMVLLGRGELSLEDIRNSLLENTPEHQMDYIAPASGLILNKMEFE, from the coding sequence TTGCATAGGAAACGCTTTTATTATTTTCTGAAAATTCAATATTTAGGCTATCGCCTGCACGGGTGGCAAAAACAGCCAGCTGTTAAAACCGTGGAAGGGCTGATCACCAAAACGCTGAAGTGGGTCATTCCGGAAACCAAGTACAAGATCCTTGGTACGAGTCGTACAGATGCGATGGTATCCGCGGGAGAATCGGCCTTTGAGCTGTTTGTAGACCACGAACCACTTTCGAATTTGGACGATTTCCTGGAACTCTTCAATAAAAATCTTCCGCAGGACATCCGGGCTTTGCACATCGAGGAAGTTGATGCGAATTTCAATATTATCCAGCATTCTAAAATGAAGGAATATGCATATCTCTTCTGCTTCGGAAAAAAATACCATCCGTTTTGTGCGCCATTTATGGCCAATTTTCAGGAAGACCTGGATATTGAAAAGATGAAAGCGGGCGCGAAACTGTTTGAAGGCAGGCATCATTTCCGAAATTATTCGGTCAGGGTTTCAGAAAAAAGCACTTTTGAAAGAACCATCCTAAGATCTGAAATTGTGGAGAATACCCTGTATACGGCCAATTTTTTTCCGCAGCAATCCTTCGTTTTCCATATTCATGGAGCCGGATTTTTACGCCACCAGGTAAGACTGATGATGGGTGCCATGGTGTTGCTGGGTAGGGGAGAACTAAGCCTGGAAGATATCAGGAACAGTTTGCTTGAGAATACCCCGGAACATCAGATGGATTATATTGCGCCGGCTTCCGGCCTCATCCT
- a CDS encoding tetratricopeptide repeat protein — MEIRISIITFLLLSITAFAQENNKELVTMYKKDQASRMNGPIDWAVLSREDSIRRASVDRMIEEGKVKTAQDFYHAAMIYQHGNDTIASGKAVQYMKKAVEMDPSTNKWLLAAAIDRDLMRKGEPQIYGTQFLKNGMNEPYIQYEIDSTQVSDAQRQDYGVPTLAQQKIQLERMNQKKLAAMLSDKKVEDIAVFIQDHYEDENSEYDLSEMGINSFGYQLMAMNRNEDALIILKLNTELYPKGANTWDSLGEIYQNLGKTQQSIRAYKKSLELNPENDHARKMIQEQQNSED, encoded by the coding sequence ATGGAAATAAGAATCTCCATCATCACCTTCTTACTGCTCAGCATCACGGCATTTGCCCAGGAAAACAACAAGGAACTGGTAACAATGTACAAAAAGGATCAGGCTTCCAGGATGAACGGCCCGATAGATTGGGCCGTCCTGAGCCGGGAAGACAGCATTCGGCGTGCATCCGTAGACCGAATGATCGAAGAAGGTAAAGTGAAGACCGCACAGGATTTTTACCATGCCGCGATGATCTATCAACACGGTAACGATACTATCGCCTCCGGAAAGGCGGTCCAATACATGAAGAAAGCAGTGGAGATGGATCCCTCTACCAATAAATGGCTGCTCGCTGCTGCCATTGATCGCGATCTTATGAGGAAAGGCGAACCGCAAATCTATGGCACGCAATTTCTAAAAAATGGTATGAACGAGCCGTATATTCAGTACGAAATAGATAGCACGCAGGTTTCAGATGCACAACGCCAGGACTATGGTGTGCCTACACTGGCTCAGCAAAAAATTCAGTTGGAAAGGATGAACCAGAAAAAGCTGGCCGCGATGCTTTCAGATAAAAAAGTAGAAGATATCGCAGTTTTTATTCAGGATCATTACGAGGATGAAAATTCCGAATATGACCTTTCAGAAATGGGCATCAATTCTTTTGGTTACCAGCTTATGGCCATGAACCGTAACGAAGATGCGCTGATCATTCTCAAACTCAACACTGAATTGTATCCCAAAGGAGCGAATACCTGGGATAGTTTAGGAGAAATTTATCAAAATTTGGGAAAAACTCAACAAAGTATCAGGGCCTATAAAAAATCATTGGAGCTAAACCCCGAGAATGATCATGCGCGAAAAATGATCCAGGAACAGCAAAATTCAGAAGATTAG
- a CDS encoding DUF3616 domain-containing protein — protein sequence MKPNRKDPSHKCLIQFHKGFSNLEDLRSEISSCLVTEKNLWLSYDEDAGIERLTATEKGYGYHKHYELTDFFDLPNSDGEADMEALAYAEPYLWFCGSMSLKRNSPDPEDSLEEQLDDLSDVALDENRFSLGCIPCIKKNGSYELLKEAEYQGKTIKPLMLRGGTKSTELHNALMRDEHLERFMMIPCKDNGFDIEGLAVENGRIFIGLRGPVLNGYAIILEIGCKEFDGELLLTKRDGEDKLYRKHFLDLRGMGIRELNIDKKGDLYLLAGPTMDLDGTISIYRVKNGLPDEHGSVIHKPERLFDVARGAELEHGADKAEGMAFIEGGHILITYDSPVEERFEGKNGVWMDCYDL from the coding sequence ATGAAACCCAACAGGAAAGATCCTTCCCACAAATGCCTCATCCAGTTCCATAAAGGCTTTTCGAACCTGGAAGACCTGCGTTCCGAAATTTCAAGTTGCCTGGTCACTGAAAAGAATTTGTGGCTCAGTTATGACGAAGATGCCGGTATCGAGCGACTTACAGCAACCGAAAAAGGCTATGGCTACCACAAACATTATGAACTTACAGATTTTTTTGATCTTCCGAACAGTGACGGAGAGGCCGATATGGAAGCGCTTGCCTATGCCGAGCCCTACCTCTGGTTCTGCGGAAGCATGAGCCTGAAACGCAATTCCCCGGATCCTGAAGACAGCCTGGAAGAACAACTCGATGACCTTTCTGATGTAGCGCTGGATGAAAACCGGTTCAGCCTTGGCTGCATTCCATGCATCAAAAAAAACGGCTCCTACGAATTGCTGAAAGAAGCGGAATATCAAGGAAAGACCATTAAACCCCTGATGCTCCGCGGCGGCACCAAAAGCACCGAGTTGCATAATGCCCTGATGCGCGATGAACACCTTGAACGGTTCATGATGATTCCCTGCAAAGACAATGGTTTTGACATTGAAGGCCTCGCAGTTGAAAATGGCCGGATCTTCATTGGTCTTCGGGGTCCTGTTCTGAATGGCTACGCGATCATACTGGAAATTGGCTGCAAGGAATTTGATGGAGAATTACTATTGACCAAACGCGATGGGGAAGACAAATTATACCGGAAACACTTTCTGGATCTCCGCGGAATGGGAATCAGGGAACTCAACATCGACAAGAAAGGAGACCTGTATCTCTTGGCCGGGCCAACGATGGATCTCGACGGAACCATCAGTATTTATCGGGTTAAAAACGGCCTGCCAGATGAACACGGCAGCGTGATCCATAAACCTGAAAGGCTGTTCGATGTTGCCCGCGGAGCAGAACTGGAACACGGCGCTGACAAAGCCGAAGGAATGGCCTTTATTGAGGGTGGACATATCCTCATAACCTATGATTCACCGGTGGAGGAACGCTTTGAAGGTAAAAATGGAGTCTGGATGGATTGCTATGATCTCTGA
- a CDS encoding DUF1853 family protein, giving the protein MSELEDQFLGFCRTPDIRKLESPRSYPVFEFPKITMNENIRRELKQMPSKGTSILGKRMEAFFKIAISQSERYHLLAHSIQVIEGKRTLGELDFLLRDTENGKILHVELVYKLYLYDPGFASENDRWIGPKRKDRYSYKIQKLTKNQFPLLHHPATATYLERLGIDPAQVEQQLCFKAQLFAQPAQLQEDFQVNENCLIGHWIIYAEFLSGDYENCQFVSPPKVSWSAGPDSGSHWKSFTEIQKTIDRLFSEGQVPLLWMKNSSDYSSFFVVNW; this is encoded by the coding sequence ATGAGCGAACTGGAAGATCAGTTTTTAGGTTTTTGCCGAACCCCAGACATTCGAAAGCTTGAAAGCCCTCGCTCCTACCCGGTCTTTGAATTTCCGAAGATCACCATGAACGAAAATATTCGGAGAGAATTGAAGCAAATGCCTTCAAAGGGCACTTCCATTTTAGGAAAAAGGATGGAAGCTTTCTTCAAAATTGCCATCAGTCAATCTGAAAGGTATCATTTACTCGCCCACAGTATCCAGGTGATTGAAGGAAAAAGAACGCTTGGAGAACTGGATTTCCTTCTTCGCGACACCGAAAATGGTAAAATCCTGCATGTAGAGCTGGTTTACAAACTATATCTCTACGATCCCGGTTTTGCATCGGAAAATGACCGGTGGATCGGCCCTAAACGCAAAGATCGTTATTCGTATAAAATTCAGAAACTAACTAAAAACCAGTTTCCGTTGCTGCATCATCCTGCGACCGCAACATACCTGGAAAGATTGGGGATTGATCCCGCGCAAGTCGAGCAGCAGCTTTGCTTTAAAGCACAGTTATTTGCACAGCCTGCGCAATTACAAGAAGACTTTCAGGTGAATGAAAATTGCCTTATTGGGCATTGGATCATTTATGCGGAATTTCTCTCCGGAGATTATGAAAATTGCCAGTTTGTAAGTCCGCCGAAAGTTAGTTGGAGCGCTGGACCAGATTCCGGAAGCCACTGGAAATCATTTACTGAAATTCAGAAAACTATAGATAGATTATTTTCCGAAGGCCAGGTTCCCCTACTCTGGATGAAAAATTCTTCAGATTACTCCAGCTTTTTCGTGGTGAACTGGTAA
- a CDS encoding DUF4139 domain-containing protein: MKKFLFLPFLLLAALTCGAQNVAEKKVASEIKSVTVFLNGAQINREAASSISAGTSVVSFDKLSPFIDEKSIQVQAEGDFTVLSVMHSLDYLNKEKRNDSLQNALKTVNTEVASKNARLEVLNEKESLLDKNKDLSGDNNAANLTQLKQAIDFYDRELTAIKEDFQQTQKEIEMLLKQKALLEKELANVSAIQDLPSGKISVKIESDRSTSANFKVSYVVKNAGWYPNYDLRAKNTSDPVQLKYKANVYQNTGNDWNNVKLKLSSGNPNQNGTAPEMETWYLNYPRNTIYAAQSRFIPGRNISSVSGTVIDEYGDPVPGVNVMVKGTTIGASTDFDGKYEISVPSRSQFLVFSFVGFKTEERPIINEHINVVMTEDANSLDEVVLIGYGVKGARVEKSPSREIKTTAVETNTTVEFEVEKPYSIPSNGEKLTVNLADYEIDASYEYYTVPKLEEKAYLIAKITNWQDYNLLEGETSLFYENTYVGKTVLDAGMLSDTLSVSLGQDSNISIDREKIDQFSSKKFIGSNKVDSREFSINIRNRKSEAVTIHVSDQVPVAAISAIEVKALELSGGKLNEKTGEVNWVIRLDPGTQKELKLQYEVKYPKSERVQLE; the protein is encoded by the coding sequence ATGAAAAAATTCCTGTTTCTGCCATTTCTATTATTGGCGGCACTGACCTGTGGTGCACAAAATGTAGCTGAAAAAAAAGTCGCTTCCGAAATTAAATCGGTTACTGTTTTTCTCAACGGAGCCCAGATAAACCGGGAAGCTGCTTCCTCAATTTCCGCCGGAACCAGTGTTGTTAGCTTTGATAAACTTTCGCCTTTCATCGATGAAAAAAGTATACAGGTACAGGCTGAAGGAGATTTTACAGTCTTATCCGTTATGCATTCCCTGGATTACCTGAACAAGGAAAAGCGAAATGACAGTTTACAGAACGCGCTGAAAACAGTGAACACCGAAGTCGCTTCTAAAAATGCCAGACTGGAAGTGCTGAATGAGAAAGAAAGCTTGCTGGACAAGAATAAAGACCTCAGCGGAGATAACAACGCTGCGAACCTAACCCAATTGAAACAGGCAATCGACTTTTACGATCGGGAACTTACTGCAATTAAAGAAGATTTCCAGCAAACTCAGAAAGAGATCGAGATGCTTCTGAAGCAAAAAGCGTTACTGGAAAAAGAATTGGCCAATGTTTCGGCGATTCAGGATTTGCCCTCCGGAAAAATTTCAGTCAAAATAGAATCTGATCGCAGTACTTCGGCAAACTTTAAAGTTTCCTATGTGGTCAAAAATGCCGGCTGGTACCCCAATTATGACCTGCGCGCGAAAAACACCTCTGATCCGGTTCAGTTAAAATATAAAGCAAACGTTTACCAGAATACCGGCAACGACTGGAATAATGTAAAATTAAAACTCTCCAGCGGGAATCCGAACCAAAACGGCACCGCTCCAGAGATGGAAACCTGGTACCTGAACTATCCTCGCAACACCATTTACGCTGCCCAAAGCAGGTTTATTCCCGGCAGGAATATCAGCTCCGTAAGCGGTACGGTCATCGATGAATATGGTGATCCGGTTCCGGGTGTGAACGTCATGGTCAAAGGCACAACTATTGGCGCTTCTACTGATTTTGACGGAAAATACGAGATCAGCGTACCATCCAGGAGCCAGTTTTTGGTCTTTAGCTTTGTAGGCTTTAAAACGGAAGAACGTCCCATCATCAACGAGCACATCAATGTGGTGATGACAGAAGATGCCAATTCTCTCGATGAAGTCGTGTTAATAGGATATGGCGTAAAAGGTGCCCGGGTGGAAAAAAGTCCGTCCAGGGAGATCAAGACCACCGCGGTAGAAACCAATACCACCGTAGAATTTGAAGTTGAAAAACCTTATAGCATTCCTTCTAACGGGGAAAAACTTACCGTAAATCTTGCCGATTATGAGATCGATGCTTCCTATGAATATTATACAGTGCCAAAACTGGAAGAAAAGGCGTATCTCATCGCGAAGATCACCAACTGGCAGGATTACAATTTGCTGGAAGGAGAAACCAGTTTGTTTTACGAAAACACCTATGTGGGTAAAACCGTCCTCGATGCCGGGATGCTTAGCGATACGCTAAGTGTTTCCCTGGGGCAGGATTCGAATATCAGTATAGATCGGGAAAAAATAGACCAGTTCTCTTCCAAGAAATTCATTGGGAGCAATAAGGTAGACAGCCGGGAATTCAGTATCAATATCAGGAATCGAAAGTCTGAAGCGGTGACGATACATGTGAGCGATCAGGTTCCCGTAGCGGCGATCAGTGCCATCGAAGTAAAAGCATTGGAACTTTCCGGCGGAAAACTAAACGAAAAGACCGGTGAAGTAAACTGGGTAATACGCCTGGATCCGGGAACTCAGAAAGAACTGAAATTGCAGTACGAAGTGAAATATCCAAAATCTGAACGCGTGCAACTGGAATAA